In the Blastocatellia bacterium genome, one interval contains:
- a CDS encoding thioredoxin family protein, whose translation MVRTLSTMLDLGTKAPEFNLTDVVSGESISLQTFADKKALLVMFICRHCPYVKHIQHELAKLGKDYQNSALGIVAISSNDAETYPDDSPESLREMAVELGFTFPYCYDGDQAVAKAYEAACTPDFYLFDGNRELVYRGQLDDSRPKTEIPITGKDLRAAIEAALNGQEVSENQRASLGCNIKWKTGNEPKYFTAQ comes from the coding sequence ATGGTAAGAACTCTATCCACAATGTTAGACCTAGGAACAAAAGCCCCTGAATTTAATTTAACGGATGTTGTTTCTGGTGAAAGCATTTCTTTACAAACATTTGCAGATAAAAAAGCATTGCTAGTGATGTTTATTTGCCGTCATTGTCCTTATGTAAAACACATACAGCACGAACTAGCCAAACTAGGAAAAGATTATCAAAATTCTGCCCTTGGCATTGTTGCTATTAGTTCCAATGATGCAGAAACTTATCCAGATGATTCTCCAGAAAGCTTAAGAGAAATGGCTGTAGAATTAGGCTTTACTTTTCCTTACTGCTATGATGGCGATCAAGCTGTTGCTAAAGCTTATGAAGCTGCTTGTACACCTGATTTTTACTTGTTTGATGGAAATCGAGAGCTTGTTTATAGAGGTCAGCTAGATGATAGCCGTCCAAAGACAGAAATTCCTATTACAGGAAAAGACTTAAGAGCAGCTATTGAAGCCGCGTTAAATGGTCAAGAAGTTAGTGAAAATCAAAGAGCTAGTCTTGGCTGCAACATTAAATGGAAAACAGGCAACGAGCCTAAATATTTTACTGCACAATAA
- a CDS encoding YchF/TatD family DNA exonuclease — translation MAIKLVDIGVNLVHRSFDADRADLISRAVNSGVSVMIITGTNIAASHKAQKLASQYPSVLYSTAGIHPHNARECNEQTLSNLRSLLQKKEVVAVGECGLDYNRDFSPRPVQDKWFEAQIQLACELKKPLFLHERDAHQRFVEILNSYQNQLDKVVVHCFTGNAHELKAYLDLGFYIGITGWICDERRGKHLQDLVKKIPLDKLMLETDAPFLTPRDLNPKPKDNRNEPSFLLHISNSIAKLLGKSPIEIAQITTNNAEQFFNLGK, via the coding sequence ATGGCTATAAAACTAGTAGATATTGGAGTTAATTTAGTACATCGCTCTTTTGACGCAGATCGAGCAGATTTAATTAGTCGTGCTGTTAATTCGGGTGTTTCAGTAATGATAATTACTGGAACTAATATTGCTGCTAGCCATAAAGCACAAAAATTAGCTAGTCAATATCCTAGTGTACTTTATTCTACAGCAGGAATTCATCCTCATAATGCACGAGAATGTAATGAACAAACTTTAAGTAATTTGCGAAGTTTATTACAGAAAAAAGAAGTAGTAGCTGTTGGCGAATGTGGTTTAGATTACAATAGGGATTTTTCACCCCGCCCAGTGCAAGATAAATGGTTTGAAGCTCAAATTCAGCTAGCTTGTGAACTAAAAAAGCCGCTATTTTTGCATGAAAGAGATGCACATCAACGCTTTGTAGAAATTCTTAACTCCTATCAAAATCAACTAGATAAAGTTGTAGTTCATTGTTTTACTGGTAACGCCCATGAATTAAAAGCTTATTTAGACCTAGGTTTTTATATTGGCATTACTGGTTGGATTTGTGATGAGCGACGAGGAAAACACCTCCAAGATTTAGTTAAGAAAATCCCGTTAGATAAATTAATGTTAGAAACTGACGCACCTTTTTTAACTCCACGAGACTTAAACCCTAAGCCTAAAGATAACCGAAATGAACCTAGCTTTTTACTTCATATATCTAACTCTATTGCAAAACTACTAGGTAAATCACCAATAGAAATTGCTCAAATCACAACCAACAATGCAGAGCAATTTTTTAACTTAGGTAAATAA
- a CDS encoding S8 family serine peptidase: protein MLQANIPRWTSKNFVCNQCVERFISGQAELDSYLPKESAEELKILPTPLRLGASTRFTGEGVTIAFLDSGFFWHPDLTRPEIRIVGYKNIAAQRSSIKELMSRDASSWHGMMTSVVAAGNGHLSGGIYRAIASKARLVLVKVGTSQRIKHDDITRGLEWVIKNRRKYDIKVVNISCGGDYEISYLHDSLCQTAEEAVRQGIVVIAAAGNAGHHQNHGVIPPASSPSVIAVGGLDDKNTLDPNTDDMYHSSYGPTIDGLQKPEIVAPGIWVAAPILPGTPTASQAMLLEKLEKTHDKDIRKIIAEHKGIDPELDAAISLDIYLIRHLVQIKISSNNVISQHYKHVDGTSFAAPIVSSIVAQMLEANPALTPQEIKQILIKTAQRLPHVAFERQGWGIVNPRSALARALELKLERKKAGAVAD, encoded by the coding sequence ATTTTACAAGCTAATATTCCTCGCTGGACAAGCAAAAATTTTGTTTGTAATCAATGTGTAGAGAGATTTATTTCAGGACAAGCTGAATTAGATAGCTATTTACCTAAAGAGTCAGCAGAGGAATTAAAAATTCTTCCAACACCATTAAGACTTGGTGCTAGTACTCGCTTTACTGGCGAAGGTGTAACAATAGCTTTTCTGGATTCTGGTTTTTTTTGGCACCCAGATCTAACTCGTCCAGAAATTAGAATTGTTGGTTATAAAAATATTGCTGCACAGCGATCTAGCATTAAAGAATTAATGTCACGAGATGCTTCTAGTTGGCATGGGATGATGACTTCTGTTGTTGCGGCGGGGAATGGGCATTTATCAGGTGGGATTTATCGCGCAATAGCTTCAAAAGCCCGGTTGGTTTTAGTAAAAGTTGGTACTTCTCAAAGAATAAAACATGATGATATTACTCGTGGGTTAGAATGGGTAATAAAAAACCGTCGCAAATATGATATTAAGGTTGTAAATATTTCTTGTGGTGGCGACTATGAAATTTCTTACCTTCACGATAGCCTTTGCCAAACAGCCGAAGAAGCTGTCAGACAAGGAATTGTGGTAATTGCTGCTGCTGGTAATGCAGGTCATCATCAAAATCATGGTGTAATCCCTCCAGCTAGCTCGCCTTCGGTTATTGCTGTTGGGGGATTAGATGATAAAAATACCTTAGATCCAAATACGGATGATATGTATCATTCTAGTTATGGGCCAACAATTGATGGACTACAAAAACCAGAAATTGTAGCTCCTGGTATTTGGGTAGCAGCACCAATTTTGCCCGGCACACCTACAGCATCACAAGCAATGCTGTTAGAAAAATTAGAAAAAACTCATGATAAAGATATCCGTAAAATAATTGCTGAACATAAGGGCATAGACCCTGAGCTAGATGCTGCAATTTCCTTAGATATTTATTTGATTCGTCATTTGGTACAAATCAAAATTAGTTCTAATAATGTAATTTCCCAGCATTATAAACACGTTGATGGAACTTCTTTTGCTGCCCCAATAGTTTCTTCCATAGTTGCGCAAATGTTAGAAGCTAATCCAGCATTGACACCTCAAGAAATTAAACAAATACTAATTAAAACAGCACAACGTTTGCCACACGTCGCTTTTGAGCGTCAAGGATGGGGAATTGTTAACCCTCGTAGCGCGTTAGCTAGAGCCTTAGAGCTAAAACTAGAACGCAAGAAAGCTGGTGCAGTGGCTGATTAA
- a CDS encoding response regulator transcription factor: protein MQNTKVLIVDDHNLFRKGLRKLLENMENVAVVGEAQNGVEAIKQVSNLAPDVILMDIAMPEMNGLEATSEIHRSFPNIAIILLTMYDNEEYLKQALQYGAIGYLLKDISTNELFLALQAAIKGEPHFSPAISRKIINRFTDGRSASLLPQSLYTNLSTREIEILRLLTAGKSNKIIADRLCISIKTVEKHRNNIMQKLDIHNIVDLVKYALKNGLAHL from the coding sequence ATGCAAAACACTAAAGTTTTAATTGTTGATGACCATAATCTTTTTCGTAAGGGTTTGAGAAAATTACTAGAAAATATGGAAAATGTAGCTGTTGTTGGTGAGGCTCAAAATGGAGTGGAAGCCATAAAACAAGTATCAAACTTAGCCCCTGACGTGATATTGATGGATATTGCTATGCCGGAAATGAACGGACTAGAAGCTACTAGCGAAATTCATCGCTCTTTTCCAAATATAGCTATTATTTTACTAACAATGTATGATAATGAAGAATACTTAAAACAAGCTCTACAGTATGGTGCTATTGGATATTTGCTAAAAGATATTTCCACAAATGAGCTTTTTTTAGCACTTCAAGCAGCAATTAAGGGAGAACCTCATTTTTCTCCGGCAATTTCTCGCAAAATTATTAATAGATTTACTGATGGACGTAGTGCTAGCTTACTTCCACAAAGCTTATACACTAATTTATCTACACGAGAAATCGAAATTTTAAGACTACTCACAGCCGGTAAATCTAACAAAATAATAGCTGATCGTCTTTGCATTAGCATCAAAACTGTAGAAAAACATCGTAATAATATTATGCAGAAACTAGATATTCATAACATTGTGGATTTAGTAAAATATGCTCTAAAAAATGGTTTAGCACATTTATAA
- the mnmA gene encoding tRNA 2-thiouridine(34) synthase MnmA, with amino-acid sequence MKIAVAMSGGVDSSAVAAILKNQGHEIVGLAMQLWNQRRINVGADGEPLPSRCCSLDDIYDARTVANRLGFPFYVVNFEENFEENVVTPFVEAYLEGRTPSPCVSCNSHLKFAKLVELAEAAGSEYVATGHYARVEYDKTHNRFLLLKGLDERKDQSYFLFELTQSQLAKAIFPLGAMTKGEVREIARQNKLSVAEKGESQEICFVPDGDYARFIENYLKENKIDAPALTQKLHQLSARRTKAGNIVNKKGKILGQHDGIHHYTIGQRRGLGIAWPEPLYVIAINPELNQVVVGTKDELPGYSFIAYKTNWIMFDEPKEPFKTLARIRYRHQEAPAFVIPLSDGRVKVEFSEPQKAITPGQAVVFYDGDYVVGGGWIESI; translated from the coding sequence ATGAAAATAGCTGTAGCAATGAGCGGTGGTGTAGATAGTTCTGCGGTAGCAGCAATCTTAAAAAATCAAGGCCATGAAATTGTTGGTCTAGCAATGCAGCTTTGGAACCAACGTCGTATCAATGTAGGTGCGGACGGCGAGCCTTTGCCCTCTCGCTGTTGTTCGCTAGACGATATTTATGATGCTCGTACTGTAGCTAACCGCTTAGGTTTTCCTTTTTATGTAGTAAATTTTGAAGAAAATTTTGAAGAAAATGTTGTCACTCCATTTGTTGAGGCTTATTTAGAAGGTCGTACCCCTAGCCCTTGTGTTAGCTGTAACAGTCATTTGAAATTTGCAAAACTAGTTGAGCTTGCCGAAGCTGCTGGTAGCGAATATGTAGCAACTGGTCATTATGCCCGTGTGGAATACGATAAAACACATAACCGTTTTTTACTTCTCAAAGGCTTAGATGAGCGTAAAGATCAATCTTATTTTCTTTTTGAACTTACTCAAAGCCAGTTGGCTAAAGCTATTTTTCCTTTAGGTGCAATGACTAAGGGAGAAGTTCGAGAAATTGCTCGACAAAATAAGCTTTCTGTAGCTGAAAAAGGCGAAAGCCAAGAAATTTGTTTTGTACCAGATGGAGATTATGCCCGTTTTATTGAAAATTACTTAAAAGAAAACAAAATAGACGCTCCTGCTTTAACACAAAAATTACATCAACTTTCTGCACGTCGTACTAAAGCAGGAAATATTGTTAATAAAAAAGGAAAAATACTAGGTCAACATGATGGGATCCATCATTATACAATCGGCCAACGTCGTGGCCTTGGTATTGCGTGGCCTGAACCACTTTATGTAATTGCTATTAACCCAGAACTTAACCAAGTAGTTGTAGGAACTAAAGACGAGCTACCTGGCTATAGTTTTATTGCGTATAAAACAAATTGGATTATGTTTGATGAGCCTAAAGAGCCTTTTAAGACTCTGGCTAGAATTCGATACCGCCACCAAGAAGCACCTGCTTTTGTTATTCCGTTATCAGATGGACGCGTAAAAGTAGAATTTAGTGAACCACAAAAAGCAATAACACCTGGTCAAGCCGTAGTTTTCTATGATGGTGATTATGTGGTAGGTGGTGGATGGATTGAAAGTATTTAA
- a CDS encoding ChaN family lipoprotein yields the protein MKKVVFFLVLFIFLYLPASSFAQQVFVPEYYIPYRVYDTQAKQWIDLETMLSNVTKGEVLFIGEQHNDNDGHKLELAIVQGVARRRANSLIAMEMFERDAQIALDDYLTGRINETEFLSRSRPWSNYMTDYRPIVEFARRQKWQVIGSNAPQRLARAVANNGLTIVDRFSEVDRTLVAQQIECPSDSYRERFTETMTAMMVPAASAANPQANPHANPHAVAPDPAAINERIERFYFAQCIKDETMGESVAKMIKGKESKPFIIHINGAFHSDYGEGTMSRARRRLPDSKISNVSIVPVRNIDQIVVDQYLKQADYLIFTVKPVEEPEGN from the coding sequence GTGAAAAAAGTAGTATTTTTTCTAGTTTTATTTATATTCTTATATTTACCTGCTAGCTCATTTGCTCAACAAGTTTTTGTGCCAGAATATTATATTCCTTATCGAGTTTATGACACTCAAGCTAAACAATGGATTGACCTTGAGACAATGCTATCTAATGTAACTAAAGGGGAAGTTCTATTTATTGGTGAGCAACATAATGACAACGATGGGCATAAATTAGAGCTTGCAATTGTTCAAGGTGTAGCGCGTCGCCGGGCTAATAGTCTTATAGCAATGGAAATGTTTGAGCGAGATGCCCAAATTGCTTTAGACGACTATTTAACAGGTAGAATTAATGAAACCGAATTTCTTTCCCGTTCTCGTCCCTGGTCTAACTATATGACAGATTATCGCCCAATAGTTGAATTTGCCCGCCGTCAAAAATGGCAAGTCATTGGTAGCAACGCCCCTCAAAGACTTGCTCGCGCCGTTGCTAATAATGGTTTAACTATTGTAGATAGATTTTCTGAAGTAGATCGCACTTTAGTTGCTCAACAAATTGAATGCCCTAGCGATAGTTATCGCGAGCGATTTACTGAAACTATGACAGCTATGATGGTTCCGGCTGCAAGCGCAGCCAATCCTCAAGCTAACCCTCATGCCAATCCACACGCTGTAGCACCCGATCCAGCGGCAATTAATGAAAGGATTGAGCGATTTTATTTTGCTCAATGTATTAAAGATGAAACTATGGGCGAGTCTGTCGCCAAAATGATTAAAGGCAAAGAGTCTAAGCCCTTTATTATCCACATTAACGGGGCTTTCCACTCTGATTATGGCGAAGGAACAATGTCACGCGCTCGCCGTCGTTTACCTGATAGCAAAATTAGTAATGTTAGTATTGTCCCTGTAAGAAATATTGATCAAATTGTTGTAGATCAATACTTAAAACAAGCTGATTATCTAATTTTTACTGTAAAACCTGTTGAAGAACCTGAAGGTAACTAA
- the glsA gene encoding glutaminase A, translated as MSDSQSLSEDINKQAANSRDERELRLFLALDKENRGFTTPQEIKRSISHTGISLSDLRLKESIKALQAYSDTDKISYPEFCQIIRPNIALIEQTLQANLIIPEFSATRRIIEQIFENTKTITEGTVASYIPQLARVNPEQYAVSLCTIDGQQAYFGDYQTDFCIQSCSKPINYCLALEEQGENIVHKYVGREPSGRGFNELTLNYENKPHNPMINSGAIMCCSLIKPQINIADRFDYVMEQWKAICGGAKVGFSNAVYLSERATADRNFAIGYFIRENKAFPENTDLIATLEFYFQCCSIEVNAQQMSVVAATLANGGVCPITGNRIFTPKTVQHCLSLMSSCGLYDFSGEFAFTVGLPAKSGVSGAIMIVVPNVMGLCTWSPRVDRQGNSVRGLAFCKKLVEVFNFHNYDNLTGVSEKIDPRRNRLDIETDRVIALIWAASKGDLTAIQRLVARGVDINGADYDGRTPLHLAASEGHAHIVKYLLGYGANTQLKDRWGNTAIDDAANNQHQEIISLLKQ; from the coding sequence ATGTCAGACAGTCAATCACTCTCAGAAGATATTAACAAACAAGCTGCAAATTCCCGTGATGAACGGGAATTGCGGCTTTTTCTAGCTTTAGATAAAGAAAATCGCGGTTTTACAACTCCCCAAGAAATAAAACGCAGCATTAGCCATACAGGAATTTCTTTAAGTGATCTACGATTAAAAGAGTCTATTAAAGCCTTACAAGCTTATTCAGACACAGATAAAATTTCTTACCCTGAATTTTGTCAAATTATCCGACCCAACATTGCTTTAATTGAACAAACCCTACAAGCTAATTTAATTATTCCAGAGTTCTCTGCTACTAGGCGAATAATTGAGCAAATTTTTGAAAACACTAAAACAATTACTGAAGGAACTGTAGCTAGTTATATTCCTCAACTTGCCCGTGTAAACCCTGAGCAGTACGCTGTTTCACTTTGCACAATTGACGGACAACAAGCATATTTTGGCGATTACCAAACAGATTTTTGTATCCAATCTTGCTCTAAACCTATTAATTATTGCCTAGCTTTAGAAGAGCAAGGAGAAAATATAGTTCACAAATATGTAGGACGTGAGCCAAGCGGACGAGGATTTAATGAACTAACGCTAAATTATGAAAATAAGCCACATAACCCAATGATCAATTCTGGTGCGATTATGTGTTGTTCGCTTATCAAACCACAAATAAATATTGCAGATCGTTTTGATTATGTTATGGAGCAATGGAAAGCTATTTGTGGTGGGGCTAAAGTAGGCTTTAGTAATGCAGTTTATCTTTCTGAACGCGCTACAGCAGACCGTAATTTTGCTATAGGCTATTTTATAAGGGAAAACAAAGCTTTTCCTGAAAATACGGACTTAATTGCTACGCTAGAGTTTTATTTTCAATGTTGTTCTATTGAAGTAAATGCCCAGCAAATGTCTGTAGTAGCAGCAACATTAGCTAACGGTGGAGTTTGTCCAATTACCGGAAATAGAATTTTCACTCCTAAAACTGTCCAACATTGTTTGTCTTTGATGTCCTCTTGTGGACTTTATGATTTTTCAGGCGAATTTGCTTTTACAGTCGGACTCCCAGCTAAAAGCGGTGTTTCTGGTGCAATAATGATTGTTGTCCCAAATGTAATGGGTCTTTGCACCTGGTCGCCAAGAGTAGACCGACAAGGCAATAGCGTCCGAGGTTTAGCTTTTTGTAAAAAACTAGTAGAAGTTTTTAATTTTCATAACTATGACAATCTAACAGGTGTATCTGAAAAAATAGATCCGCGTCGCAACCGCCTTGATATAGAGACAGATAGAGTAATCGCTTTAATTTGGGCAGCTAGCAAAGGCGATCTTACTGCGATACAAAGACTTGTTGCTAGAGGCGTAGACATCAACGGTGCTGATTATGATGGTCGTACTCCGCTACACTTAGCCGCTTCAGAAGGTCACGCTCATATTGTTAAATATTTACTTGGCTATGGTGCTAATACTCAATTAAAAGATCGTTGGGGAAATACTGCCATAGACGACGCAGCAAATAACCAACATCAAGAAATCATTTCTCTTTTAAAACAATAA
- the hpnH gene encoding adenosyl-hopene transferase HpnH, producing MGISLRQAVKVGGYVMKKRILGEKRYPLVLMLEPLFRCNLACAGCGKIQYPEEILRKNLSPEECFRVSDECGAPVVTIAGGEPLIHPQIAEITEGLVARKKFVYLCTNALLLERHLSKFKPSPYLTFSVHLDGMKARHDELVCRKGVFDEAVKAIKLAKEAGFRVTTNTTVFDGEIPEHLHEMFDFLADLGIDGMMISPGYSYALAPDQDHFLKREQTKALFREIFAPLATKRGKRWQFNHSSFFIDFLTGQRDYECTPWGNPNYNVFGWQKPCYLLNEGYVQTFKELIEDTKWENYGRKSGNKKCADCMVHCGYEPTAVIDATANFKNMLVSLRSLK from the coding sequence ATGGGTATATCACTGCGCCAAGCCGTTAAAGTTGGTGGGTATGTAATGAAAAAGAGGATATTAGGAGAAAAAAGATATCCTTTAGTGTTAATGTTAGAACCACTTTTTCGTTGTAATTTGGCTTGTGCTGGTTGTGGCAAAATCCAATACCCAGAAGAAATTTTACGTAAAAATCTTTCCCCAGAAGAATGTTTTAGAGTATCTGATGAATGTGGCGCACCTGTAGTAACAATTGCTGGTGGTGAACCTTTAATTCATCCTCAAATAGCTGAAATAACCGAAGGGCTAGTAGCAAGAAAGAAATTTGTTTATCTTTGTACTAACGCGCTTTTGCTAGAACGTCATTTAAGTAAATTTAAGCCTTCACCTTACCTAACTTTTAGCGTCCATTTAGATGGAATGAAAGCCCGACACGATGAGTTAGTTTGTCGTAAAGGTGTTTTTGATGAAGCAGTTAAGGCAATAAAACTAGCTAAAGAAGCAGGTTTTCGTGTTACTACTAACACAACTGTTTTTGATGGCGAAATACCAGAACATTTACATGAAATGTTTGATTTTCTAGCAGACTTAGGAATTGATGGGATGATGATTTCACCTGGCTATAGCTATGCTTTAGCACCTGACCAAGATCATTTCTTAAAACGCGAACAAACTAAAGCTTTATTTAGAGAAATTTTTGCTCCACTTGCTACCAAACGCGGCAAACGTTGGCAATTTAATCATTCTTCTTTCTTTATAGATTTTCTAACAGGCCAGCGTGACTATGAATGCACCCCTTGGGGCAACCCTAATTACAATGTGTTTGGCTGGCAAAAGCCTTGTTATTTACTTAATGAAGGCTATGTACAAACTTTCAAAGAATTAATAGAAGATACAAAATGGGAAAATTACGGGCGTAAAAGCGGAAACAAAAAATGTGCTGATTGTATGGTACATTGTGGCTATGAACCTACGGCAGTAATAGACGCTACAGCTAACTTTAAGAATATGCTGGTTTCACTTCGTAGCTTAAAGTAA
- a CDS encoding ATP-grasp domain-containing protein, with product MNTLVANPTTNLLPIPGSPEELIEFQRLQKRMPMLFDKVANNRLSEHTSVIVPSMTLHREELLKLKGASFYEERLLYLLMLLRRPRTRLVFITSQRINPSVIDYYLHLLTGVPAAHARRRLVLVETSDTSNIPLTQKLLNRPILMERIRRAIGDKDNAHLVCFNTTPLERTLAVQLGIPLYGLDPGLLHLGTKSGCREIFREADIPMPAGRENLHTPDDITEAIIDLWEERPEMRRVVVKLNDGFSGEGNAILRLNPILDVQNASRTTRRAAISAHLETSLQYVAPIENWESFSDKFNFMGGIVEEFIEGEEKRSPSVQCRVNAIGEPQVISTHDQLLGGLSGQVYLGCTFPADDEYRKMIQVYGEKIAHVLSTKGVIGRFAIDFVVVKNGNTWDCHAIEINLRKGGTTHPFLMMKFLTDGGYDPSTGLFITSSGRPKYYLASDNLSSPHYKGITPDELIDIAVYHDLHFHAATERGVVFHLIGAMSQFGKIGVTCIGNSPEEAQELYQSTLRVLDQELKDSKWRDRLDYLSI from the coding sequence ATGAATACTCTAGTTGCAAATCCAACTACAAATCTATTACCTATCCCAGGCTCACCCGAAGAGTTAATAGAGTTTCAACGGCTACAAAAAAGAATGCCAATGCTTTTTGACAAAGTGGCAAATAATCGACTTTCTGAACATACTAGCGTAATTGTCCCTTCAATGACTTTACATAGAGAAGAATTACTGAAACTTAAAGGAGCTTCGTTTTATGAAGAACGCCTTTTATATTTATTAATGCTTCTTCGTAGACCTAGAACACGCTTAGTTTTTATCACCTCCCAACGTATTAACCCTTCAGTTATAGACTATTATTTACATCTATTAACAGGTGTTCCGGCGGCTCATGCTCGTCGTCGTCTAGTTTTAGTGGAAACTAGCGATACTTCAAACATTCCACTAACTCAAAAATTACTTAATCGACCAATCTTAATGGAACGTATAAGACGTGCTATTGGAGATAAGGACAACGCCCATCTAGTTTGCTTTAACACTACGCCACTTGAAAGAACCTTAGCTGTACAACTAGGGATTCCTCTTTATGGTTTAGACCCTGGTTTATTGCACCTAGGTACTAAAAGCGGTTGTCGTGAAATTTTTCGTGAAGCAGATATTCCAATGCCAGCAGGTAGGGAAAATTTGCACACACCAGACGACATTACCGAAGCCATAATAGATTTATGGGAAGAACGTCCAGAAATGCGACGAGTAGTAGTAAAACTTAATGATGGTTTTTCAGGTGAAGGAAATGCTATTTTACGCCTTAACCCTATTTTGGATGTTCAAAATGCTTCCCGCACTACACGTAGAGCAGCCATTTCTGCTCATTTAGAAACTTCTTTACAATATGTCGCTCCAATAGAAAATTGGGAATCTTTCTCTGATAAATTTAATTTTATGGGAGGAATTGTAGAAGAATTTATTGAAGGCGAAGAAAAACGCTCTCCTAGCGTCCAATGTCGAGTAAATGCTATTGGTGAACCTCAAGTAATATCTACACATGATCAATTATTAGGTGGTCTTTCTGGTCAAGTTTATTTAGGTTGTACTTTTCCAGCAGATGATGAGTATCGCAAAATGATTCAAGTTTATGGGGAAAAAATTGCTCATGTGCTATCAACAAAAGGAGTTATAGGACGTTTTGCTATAGATTTTGTTGTAGTTAAAAATGGTAATACTTGGGATTGTCATGCAATTGAAATCAATTTGCGTAAAGGTGGCACAACTCACCCATTCTTAATGATGAAGTTTTTAACCGATGGAGGTTATGACCCATCTACAGGATTGTTTATTACTTCTAGTGGACGGCCTAAGTATTATTTAGCATCTGACAATTTAAGTTCACCTCATTACAAAGGAATTACACCTGATGAGCTTATAGATATTGCCGTTTATCATGATTTACATTTTCATGCTGCTACTGAACGTGGAGTAGTATTTCATTTAATTGGTGCAATGAGTCAATTTGGAAAAATAGGTGTAACTTGTATTGGTAATTCTCCAGAAGAAGCACAAGAGCTTTATCAAAGTACATTAAGAGTTTTAGATCAGGAATTAAAAGATAGCAAATGGCGAGATAGACTAGATTATTTATCTATTTGA